In Rutidosis leptorrhynchoides isolate AG116_Rl617_1_P2 chromosome 6, CSIRO_AGI_Rlap_v1, whole genome shotgun sequence, the DNA window CAGAATCCGTTAACAACCCactatgattcatttggtatgacTGTGGTTTCCAAAGTATTACACCTATTACCATAATTTTTAAGAAATCTTAAATGTTGTCTAAATAGTGGATCTTGTGCATTGAACCAGGTCTCGATACTCCTCTTTCGGTATTGACACGTGAGATTTTTATGTCCGATTCTACATCAGCCACTGTTTCAACGCCAAACTCGAACTAAAATGAGGGTATTACAATTTTATTTTTGTATTTGTTAGTGACATATCAATCTTAGTACAATTAAATTCAAGTGTTATgaaaacttttatatattatttcaacATTTCCGGGCATATTGCTGGAAAAACATCGCGGACTAATAAATGTAGAGCAAGGATAAATGCAAACATTCGAGCCCCGGTAATGCAAATTCCAACAGATGATGAACAATTTCATGTGTCACAGATAAAGAAGTTGTTTGGAATTTCTAAAGGTGAAGTGCCACATATAATACTTAACATGCTATTTAACATTTTTGGTACATAGTTTTTTATTATAACGTACATTTTATCTACTTTTTTGCGTACAGATTATTTCGACCATGGTGATCCTACTTTCATATGCAGTTACTGTCGTGCTACTCTCTGGCGTTCTGAGTCGCTAACAAACAATCCGAATGGTCGAAAAATATGTTATTCTATGTGTTGCGGTCAAGGGAAAGTAGAGCTGCCACCAGTACCACAACCTCCATCTCTATTCTTGCGTTTATATCAAAATAAACATTCAAATAGCAAGAACTTTATGAAATATATCAGGacatacaacaatatgtttgcattCACTTCAATGGAAGGTAAAATAGATAAATCTATCAACAATGGTCGTGGTCCGAATGTCTTTAGGATGTCAGGAAAAAACTGCCATCGTACTGGTAGCCTCCTTCCAAATGATGGTTATAGTCCAAAATTTTCACAGCTATTCATTTATGATACAGAAAATGAGGTTCATCATCGTATGAATTCAGTCAGGTTAGATTTATATGCCTAACTAATCAAATTGTGCATATTtcttttgataaatattttgatttatatAATTTCATTTTCTTACAGAAGTGGAGGATGTGTTAGTGGAGGATGTGTTGATGATAAAGCGCAAACACTTGATTCCACACTCATTCTCGAACTTAAGAATGTTTTAGATGCTTGCAATCCATTAGTAGAGGCATATAGAATGGCCCGTGATGGTTTTGCAGAGAATCCACACCGTCGTCTTAGATTAAGACTTATAGCAAGCAGGACTACTGATGGCAGGACTTATAACCTACCAACAGTTTCAGAAGTAGCAGGACTAATAGTAGGTGATATCGACTCATCATTTGAGGCGAGAGATATTATTGTTGAAACACAAATCGGTCAGTTGCAACATATAAGCGAGTTGCATCCATCCTATTTGTCGCTTCAGTATCCAATGTTATTTCCTTTAGGACAAGATGGTTATAGACGCGGTATCAAGCATAGAAATGCCGATAATAATACCACTGGTCATAGTGAATTAACATTCAGAGAGTACTTTTCATATCATATCCAAGATAGGGTTAATACACCTTCTTTGATGCACTTGGCAAAAATGTTGTACCAACAATTTTTGGTAGACGCGTATACTATGATCGAATCTGACAGGTTGACGTACATACGTTATCAACAAAAAAAGATGCAATTGACAAGTGCCAGTGATGCATCTAATAATGTCACAGAAGGAAATACAATCGCGTCAAACACGGGAAAGAGGATAATCTTGCCTTCCTCATTTACTGGAGGTTCCAGATATCTGATGCAAAATTATTTGGATACAATGGTGATAGTCAGACATTTTGGATACCCAGATTTGTTCATAACTTTCACGTGTAACCCTACTTGGCCAGAGATTGCTCGGTTTCTGAACAATAAGCAACAAAATCCGGAAGACAGGCCTGATATTTTATGCAGATTATTCAAAATAAAGTTGGATAGTATGATTTAGGATTTGAAAAAAAAACACATATTTGGAGAGATGGACTCAGGTACATACAACATTACATATTAAATtacaaaatatatttgatacattaTAATTAGTTAACGACCTATTTTCtcttaattataatttgtattaatcACACGTTCTTTGTGCAGTTCTTTATAGGATTGAATTTCAGAAACGTGGACTCCCTCACGCACACATTTGCGCATTTTTGAAATCAGCTTATAAGTTAAGGACCAGTCAGGACATCGATTCTATAATTTCTGCTGAAATTCCAGACGAGACAACTGATCTGGACCTATATCAGCTTGTGGCAGACTTTATGATGCATGGTCCTTGTGGTACTTAAAACCCGAAGAGTCCTTGTATGAATGAAACGACAAAAACCTGCACCAAATCATTTCCAAAGAGATTTGAAGAGCATACGTCTGTTGATGAGAATGGATACCCTATTTATAGAAGACGTGTCGTGTTTACAAAGGTGAAGCTGAACTTCACAATGGATATGTGGTTCCATACAATccttttcttttaaaaaaatacCAGTCACATATAAACGTCGAAAGGTTTAACCAATCTGGTGCCATTAAATATTTGTTCAAGTATATAAACAAAGGATATGACAGGATAACTGCAGGTTTAGTAACGAATGATGACAGTAATGGTGAAGTCAATGGAAAACCCGTTGATGAAATCAAAGAGTATTACGACTGCAGGTATAATAATATACAATAGATAATACATCTTTTATTGTTCTCAATTTTTTTGGACAAATACTTTTTATCTAACTCGAAtctactaaatatataaatatattttttggcAGGTATATTTCAGCTTGCGAAGCTGCTTGGAGAATTTTTGGGAACGAAATTCACTATAGAACTCATGCAGTTGAAAGGTTATCGTTTCATCTTCCTAATGAACAACCTGTTGTTTTTGAAGATGAAGCGGATCTTCAAGATGTGATTTAAAATCCGTCAGTAGCAGCATCTCAGTTTACCAATTGGATGGAAAGGAATAAAACGGATGAGAATGCTCGCAACCTAACATATGTGGAATTCCCTCAAAAGTATGTTTGGAATTCATCTGATAGAGTTTGGACGGTAAGGAAAATAAAACCAAAGTTAGGACGAATACATCATGTTCCTCCTTCTGCTGGTGAAGCATACTTCTTGAGGATTCTTTTAAATAAGGTAAAAGGTCCAACATGCTTTGAAGATATTAGAATGGTGAACGGAAAGCTTTGTCCTACATTTAAGGATGCTTGCTATGAATTTCGTTTGTTAGATGATGACAAAGAATATGTAGAAGCCATTCAGCAAGCAAGTCAGTATTCAACTGGGCTGTATTTAAGATCCTTATTTGTGATGTTGTTAGTTTCAAACAATTTGTCTAGACCAGAGGATGTATGGTCACAGTGCAGTAACCTACTTGGTGAGGACATACTCCACAAGCAAAGAAAAAGACTCGGGTTTCCAGGTACATTTACAACAACTaaatctttattattaaaacatgtaaAAATTATTTATGCTAAAGTCTTATATGATGGTTGACATAACTAACTTTAAAAATATACATATTTGAACctgtagcaaaaaaaaaaaaaaaaaaaaaaaaaaaaaaaaaaaaaaaaaattctaacaaAAAATATCCATTTACCATCTTTTGAAAAATCAATATATTTTCTGTTTGcctgaaaaaaaaagaaaataataatcttttacaaGTTGGTTTGAGCCTGTAGTAAGCACACTCTATGAATATACATGTTACTACTAACAGGCCTATAATAAGAGTATTATGACATTATAAATCAATAAAGTTAACAAAATCACTATTTAGAATATATGGTCAATGTCAGACTAtagtgttttaataataaagtgatTAGAAGGCACATTTTTTTCACATAAATAATCTTATAGCAAAACTGCTGTTATTTAGGTTCAATGCACAATACCTTCATTGATTTAGTGTTTCTATAATGATATAATCATTCTGGAAATATAAGAATCAATTTTAAGTGAAATTTGTATGCTTAAAATAAGCAATGGTCCTTTCATGACAAATTATAATGAATTACAACCATATCTACCAAAAGTCTTCATTTTTGGTTGACTGATAAAAAGTCAAAAATTGGGTAATTAGTTGACTTTTCAATCTACTAGAAATCAAATACCAATTACATGTACCTAATTTACGTGGTTAATAAAATAGTATCAATTTTCTCTTCAGACTAAACATTATATCAGTAAGTTGAAAACTAACAACACTACACCAGAGACATCATAAAATTTAAGTACTCACCATCTCCTTATGATTATATGATTATTTGTGTTATGAGTATTTCATAAACACATTTGTCTTAAATTAGTATAAAACTACTCATAACCTAGCAATTAAATTATTTTTCTAACACAAATTTTTTTGACAGCGTATACCATGGAGCAAAAGGATATTGACAATCATACATTGTATGAAATTGAGTTACTCTTGCGCAATCAAGGGAGTTCGTTGAACAAGTTTCCGGGAATGCCGTATCCATCCAGTGAGTTTGTTATAGATACTACTAACAGAGTAATTCACGATGAGCTACGTTATGATCGTGTAGCCTTGAAATCAGAGCATGAAAATTTGTTTAGTAGTTTGACTTCAGAGCAAAAAGGTGTGTATGAGGTTATTGTGTCCGCTATTCATAATAATGTTGGAGGTGTGTTCTTTGTGTATGGGTATGGCGGTACTGGCAAAACTTTTTTGTGGAAAACACTCTCTACTGCCATTCGATCTAAGGGAAAAATTGTATTAAACGTTGCTTCAAGTGGAATTGCATCACTTTTGCTAAGTAGCGGTAGAACAGCTCATTCCAGATTTGTGATTCCAATAAATATAAACGAGGATTCTGTTTGTTCTATTAATGTTGACAGTCAACTTGCGGATTTGTTAAGACAAGCTTCTTTAATAATATGGGATGAAGCTCCTATGATACACAAACATTGTTTTGAAGCTCTTGACAGGACATTGAGAGATATAATGCGACAAACGTCACCGGAGAATGAGGATAAAGTGTTCGGAGGAAAAGTGATTGTTTTTGGTGGAGACTTTAGACAAATTCTGCCGGTTGTTCCTAAAGGTAGCAAACAAGACATCGTGAATGCTTCTTTGAACTCATCATATCTCTGGGATCACATTAAAGTACTGACTTTGACTGTAAACACGAGGTTACAATCGGGATGCAATAAAGAAGAAGTGGCTGATAAGAAAGCGTTTGCAAACTGGATTT includes these proteins:
- the LOC139854500 gene encoding uncharacterized protein; translated protein: MQIPTDDEQFHVSQIKKLFGISKDYFDHGDPTFICSYCRATLWRSESLTNNPNGRKICYSMCCGQGKVELPPVPQPPSLFLRLYQNKHSNSKNFMKYIRTYNNMFAFTSMEGKIDKSINNGRGPNVFRMSGKNCHRTGSLLPNDGYSPKFSQLFIYDTENEVHHRMNSVRSGGCVSGGCVDDKAQTLDSTLILELKNVLDACNPLVEAYRMARDGFAENPHRRLRLRLIASRTTDGRTYNLPTVSEVAGLIVGDIDSSFEARDIIVETQIGQLQHISELHPSYLSLQYPMLFPLGQDGYRRGIKHRNADNNTTGHSELTFREYFSYHIQDRVNTPSLMHLAKMLYQQFLVDAYTMIESDRLTYIRYQQKKMQLTSASDASNNVTEGNTIASNTGKRIILPSSFTGGSRYLMQNYLDTMVIVRHFGYPDLFITFTCNPTWPEIARFLNNKQQNPEDRPDILCRLFKIKLDSMI
- the LOC139854501 gene encoding uncharacterized protein, which codes for MERNKTDENARNLTYVEFPQKYVWNSSDRVWTVRKIKPKLGRIHHVPPSAGEAYFLRILLNKVKGPTCFEDIRMVNGKLCPTFKDACYEFRLLDDDKEYVEAIQQASQYSTGLYLRSLFVMLLVSNNLSRPEDVWSQCSNLLGEDILHKQRKRLGFPAYTMEQKDIDNHTLYEIELLLRNQGSSLNKFPGMPYPSSEFVIDTTNRVIHDELRYDRVALKSEHENLFSSLTSEQKGVYEVIVSAIHNNVGGVFFVYGYGGTGKTFLWKTLSTAIRSKGKIVLNVASSGIASLLLSSGRTAHSRFVIPININEDSVCSINVDSQLADLLRQASLIIWDEAPMIHKHCFEALDRTLRDIMRQTSPENEDKVFGGKVIVFGGDFRQILPVVPKGSKQDIVNASLNSSYLWDHIKVLTLTVNTRLQSGCNKEEVADKKAFANWILDVGNGMVGGQNDGEVEITIPDEFLIKQTDDPIKSIVDSTYPDLINNLYEHAYFQERAILAPTHEHVDLINDRLLQLVQGEETTYLSCDGVDASDNSMTGDPGMQTPEFLNSLKFSGIPNHKLVLKVGVPIMLLRNIDQPNGLCNGTRLRVIKLEKSLITARVITGTNIGFETLIPRMKMSPSNRTLPFKITRKQFPVAMCFAMTINKSQGQSLSQVGLFLPRPVFTHGQLYVAISRVKNKKGLKILICDKDMNVSNTTTNVVYKEVLQSL